TAAGATTGGTATGCCCTTACAAATGGATGGGGCATTAAATTATGGTCAATATTCTCATATTAAAGTAACACCACAACGTATCAAGCAAGATACTACTCCTTATAATACATACAAATATCGTGGCGTGCCACCATATCCTGTGGGGAGTGTGAGTATGGATGCGATTTTGGCTGTGATTAATCCTGCTAATGTCAAATATTTGTATTTTGTCAAAGCTAAGAATGGCAAACATATTTTTAGCGCTACTTATAAGCAACATTTGAAAAATATTAAGTAAAAATAACTTTTAATTAATTAAGTTATTTATAAGTTTCTTTATAAGAAACTAACGTTTGGAGTTTTGGGATAAAATAATCGGGTTTTTGCCCCTTAGAAAGATTTGTCTAAAATTCCTTTTGTTGCAGTAAAGCCCAAGATGGGAAAAATACATTTTTGAATTGTTTTGGATTTGGGAAGATTGCAAAAATTATTCAAAAATTTATGTTAGTATTTTTCTTGAATTAAGTGGCTAAAACTAAAACATTTAAGGTAGCAATCTAACATTTGTGAATTGAAGGAGAAAAAAGATGTCCAATATGGTCGCCCCTAAAGACATACCTGTCTGGGTAAATGAGAATCGTTGTAAGGGTTGTGATATTTGTGTATCTTTATGCCCTGCGGGAGTTTTGGGTATGAAATTAGATGCCAATAAAGTGCTTGGTAAAATCGTCAAAGTATCTCATCCTGAAAGTTGTATTGGTTGCTGTGATTGCGAGTTGCATTGCCCGGATTTTGCTATTTATGTAGCCGATAGAAAAGAATTCAAATTTGCAAAAGTATCTCAAGAAGCACAAGAAAGGGCTCAAAAAGTTAAAGCAAATAGCTTTATGTTGTTGGATTAAAATTAAAGGGAAGATATGCGAGAAGTTATTTCTGGTGGAAATGAATTAGTAGCAATGGCTGCTATAGATGTAGGTTGTAGGTTTTATGGCGGTTATCCGATTACGCCTTCTTCGGATATTATGCATCAAATGAGTGTTTTGCTTCCAAAATATGGGGGGCATTTTATTCAGATGGAAGATGAAATTAGTGGTATTTCAGTCTCTTTGGGCGCAAGCATGAGTGGTGTAAAATCAATGACAGGAAGTTCAGGACCGGGTATTTCACTCAAAGTTGAACAAATTGGCTTAGGTTTTATGGCAGAGATCCCTCTTGTGATTGCTGATGTAATGCGCTCAGGTCCTTCAACGGGTATGCCTACTAGAGTGGCACAAGGGGATATTTCATTTTTAAAACACCCTACACATGGTGATTTTAAGGCTGTGGCACTCGCTCCGGGTAACTTGGCAGAATCCTATACTGAAGCATTCCGTGCATTTAATTTGGCAGAAGAGCTGATGACCCCGG
The DNA window shown above is from Helicobacter sp. 11S03491-1 and carries:
- a CDS encoding 4Fe-4S binding protein, with product MSNMVAPKDIPVWVNENRCKGCDICVSLCPAGVLGMKLDANKVLGKIVKVSHPESCIGCCDCELHCPDFAIYVADRKEFKFAKVSQEAQERAQKVKANSFMLLD